The DNA region aaatgaggaaattgctATAAAATCACTGCTAAGATGGGGCATTAGTGTACTGAGCTCTAGCTAGAGAAGGAGCTGGAGGTATTTAGGCAAAGGTATTTGAAGACTGCTTTGAGAATTGTTTTAGCCTCAATCTGTTGCACTAGACAAAAAATAAGCCTAGATCAACCAATGATTATTTGCTGTTACACTTTTACCAGCTCAGCACTAGCGTTGGCCTATGAAGGATTAAATCAAATGGGGCTTGAATAAATAGCATTTCAGATCTACTTTCCATTTCCCAGTGCTGTAAGTGCTAAGGGTATTAACCTACAGGTGACGAACAGAGAAGCAAGAATGAGACACCACCACTAAAGGGCTGCAGGTAGataccccctcccccaacctggtGAAGATTAAGATGATGAAAACAGGAAGGCCTTCCTCATCCCACtatgaggaaaatgaggaaagagaTGAGGAGGATcacaggaggggaggagaaaaggaTCACACTTGCCCCTCTTTGGTAATAAGCCTCGTATTCTCTCTGGTACTGGGTGATGCACATCTGCTCCACCACACGCTCCATCATCTTGATGTCCGTCTCAGTGAAGTTTTCccccttggtggtggtggtagtgaccGTGTGCTGCTTGACTGTGATGTTGACACAGTCATGCACGAAGCTGTTCTGGTTGTTATACTGATCCACTGGCCTGTAGTATACCTGGTTGGGGTAACGGTACATGTTTTCACGATAGTAACGGTCCTCATAGTCACTGCCAAAATGTATAAGGGGCCTGCTCATGGCACTCCCCAGCATGTAGCCACCAAGGCCCCCTACCACCGCCCCAGCTGCAGCAGCTCCTGCCACATGCTTCATGTTGGTTTTTGGCTTACTGGGCTTCCACTGATTATGGGTACCACCACCTTGACCCCAGCCTCCACCACCATGGGGCTGTCCCCAGCCACCACCGTGGGGCTGACCCCAGCCACCACCGTGGGGCTGTCCCCAGCCACCACCGTGGGGCTgaccccagcctccccctccctgggGTGGATAGCGGTTGCCTCCAGGACTGCCCTGTCCTGGGTATCGGCTCCCCCCAGTGTTCCATCCTCCTCCAGGCTTTGGTCGCTTCTTGCAGAAGCCCATGTCACTCCACGTGGCCACAAAGAGAACCAGGATCCAATTGGCTATGTGGCTTTTCACCATGATGACTTATCTGCAAAATAAAGAGGGTGTCAGCATTGTGTGTTTATGTTGAAAACACTTAACGTCTGCAGCATAATGACTGCATAGCAGTGGCATCAGCTATAAATGTTCTTGGTCATATATGTTCTTCACATTCCATGTCTGTTTTGCAACCCTTACAGCAAAAGTAATTGTAGGTAAAGGGTTAACAcagctctttctccttctctcaggACAAATTTGACCTTAAGATAATTTCTGGCTCTGTTTCCTAGAAACTTGATAAAGGTGGAATGCCAGCAACATTGCTTATGATAAAAATAACCTCTGGTTGATACATTGTATCTAAACTGGAAGAAACTATTAACGCCTGGTGGGTTTGCCATAGCTTTGAGCTTCTCTGAAGTAGTGATTTGGGCTGTTATGAGGGATATGAGCTCCTGGAACCTCCCGGGACCCTGGCATGGCCCCTATGGAAGTGATTCTAATGTCCAGTTAGGAACACCCCCAGGTAGGTGCTGAAATCATTAAATCATTTTCTAAATAGCTGGCTCATGTCCTCTTTCCTCCTGCAGGAATGTAAGCTGGAaatgtctcttttgttcactgctatctcctcagggcctggcacagagcataTACACAATAGATACCTGTTAAGTGAAGGAATTAATATCCTCTGAACATATAAATGCCAACAAGAATTTCCTCAAAGAAATTCTCAATACAATAAATTTTTGGAAACAGGAAATGTGCAAGATTCTGCAAGCCCAcctataaattcatttttctcttacagACAGAAACAAATGGGGCTGTTCAAAATGGGGTAAGGAAGGCTGTGTTCACAAGCTTTGCAGTCACTCACTCACTGAATGAGTCTTAGTTCAGCATTTAATGGTTCGTGAGTGACttattttctcctaatttttgGTAGAAAAGACACATATCTTATATGAAAGGGCTAGCGTGGCTTAGGAATAAACAAAGTATCCTGCATGATAATTTATGAACCTTTGCAGAATGTACATTCATCAATTAAAAACCTCCTTTCAGATTGAAGACCTCATTCACCCTGGGTGCTTGGTGCCAAGAGCAGAGATTAAAGACATACAGTAGAATGAtcattagtttctactgtacccCATGTCAAACCATATGCTCCAAAATACCATGTGCCACAAAACCAAAAATGGCATACGTTGTAATGCTGATAGTAGTCTTATCCCCAGCACTGGGACACCTTCAAATAAAAACGGCAtctaatattataaaattatttttcataaccTTCAGAACTAAAGACTAAATTGGATAATATTCAGAGGAAGActgattaaacaaataaatgaattaacatcATGTTTGTTTCTACTATCACTATTGAAATGTCTtggtgtaaataaaaatatattttaaagttataagcCCAGCTAAACTGCTCAGAATATGCCAATTAGGATTTTTGGAGGCTCTTTTGTGTAAGGTCAGAGGGACAGGGTCCTGGGATATGCTGACTGGCCTCAATCTCGCATCCACATCTCCTGGCACTCAGTCTTCTGCAGGTCTGCTTCCCTGATCTATTTTCCATTTGCTAATGGGGCTCAGCTCTTGGCTTCCAGGCTGCTCACAATTCTGCTCAAACACCTCAGGGAATTCTGGAAAGCTTGGTGTTTGACGTGGAAGATGAAAGACTGGAAGAATCGAGGTGGCACCCAGATTTCTGGATTGGGCAATTGTGTGGACAGAACACAGAAGGTGGAGCAAGTCTGGAGGGAGACAAATGTGGTGTGTGGCTTTGGCAATGCCATTATCAAGCTACAATGCCATTATCAAGCTGCCTACTGGGACAAGAGATACCAGTAGGCAGTTAGCTTGGTGAGTCTGGAGCTGAAGAATGACCATGGACTGGAGATACAGGTAATAGGGCATAAGGGCCACGGGCATATGTTGCTGATCAGTACTTTAAAACTGAATATTAAAGTTGGATGATCATAAACTATATTAAGACaagatcattttaaaatcagttgagaacaacaatagcaacatttaattataaaaagcataaaaattaacAACTACATTTTGAAGCAGAGAATCATTTCTAAGGATAAGGACTCAAAACTTAATGAGACCTTGGAGAATCTTTCTGTTTGTGATAAAATAAGGAAGATCTTATATTATTTAATCCAAACTTCTCACTCTACAAATTAGCCACCAAGATTCAGAAAAGTCAAGTGACATATCTGTGATTACAGTGTTAATTAGTGAAATTGCTAGGAATAGAGACTAGGTTTCTGAATGTCTGGCTGTGCTACGACACTTCATATAAGATGCTCTCAGAGAACAGTCAGGTTGTGGCCTAACACTCTGGCACATTTCAAGACACTAAGTATTTGACAACAGTCAATACCTATTTATCACTAAGAAAAATACTCTTAGTAGACTAGGAATAGGAGGTAACTTCCTTAACTTAATAAAGATTATATAACTAAAACAGCAAACACAATAAGTAAGTTTTGAATGTAGTCCctttaagatcagaaacaagacaaggatgtacacTGCCACAGGACTGGAAGTCCTTCCAATGCCATATGCAAAGACAAAGAAGTAACTGGTGCAAGAACTCCAAGGAAAGAGCTCCAGCTGACATTATGTGGAACTAATGTGATCATAAACATAGAAAATTCAACAGACTCAACAGAGGTAACACGAGACAACTAGAGGGATAAGTTGTGGGATACAAGATTGGCCTACAAAAATCAGCATTTCTCTATACCAGCAATAatcaactagaaaaaaattaataagatagTAATAATTTCAACCCAAACTATAAAGTATCTAGGATTGACTTAAGACTGGGGAAAGAAAAATTGAACATTAGTAAAGAACAAAGAAGATGATCTGTAAACATGGAAAGGTTTTGGTTGGAACAACTTAGTACTATAAAGATATCAATTACCCCCAAATgaacttataataataaaatgacaatcAAAATTCCACCTGGATTTTTTGAGGAATTCAATAAACCCACAAGAGGTAAGAAATGTCCACAGGTAGCAAactcaaccttaaaaaagaagagaaaaaaggagagaatctACTGTTATCAGACATTAAATCCTATTACAAAGTCATagtaataaatatgtaataaataggGTAACAGTCTAGAAACGGACCTACAGATCAAAGGAAGGAGAATAGCAAGTTCAGATATAAAcccatgtatatattctttagtACAAACCTGATAAATGATAAATCGGACACCAcaaatcaatggagaaagaaacatttgtttAGCAGATGCTTCTGGGAAActagaggaaaataaaactagGACCCTAACACCACATGCAAAAGCAGACTCTAGAGACCTAACTCTGAAAAGTAAAagttttatgaattaaaaatctTTGTGGGATGGATTGCCTtcctattaaattataaaaacagatgTTAGAATCaatgcatttaacaaatatttatggaacagcTAGTACGTgccagtttttaaagaaataggaaacttGATGATAAACCataggagaaatggagaaaaaagttaCTGTACAATAGCCATTGAttagtttaacaaatatttgttgtcttCTAAGGGTCTAGCATTGTGCTGTGGCTGAGGACACAGTGGTGAGTAAGATGTTTAGTTTGTGGGTTCAAGCACTAAGGAAGATAGGTATCTGGAACCTGAAAGACAGTGGGAAGCCATTAAAGGGTCTTAGGAGAATAACATCAcaggatctttttcttttttttaaggaagttcaCCCTGTTGTGTAAGTAGAAAATTTGGGGGGCAAGAAAGGAAATGGTGAGACCACTTATAAAACGATTGAAGGAAGATGGCGGTGTGGCCTGGGACTGTGCCAATGCAGTTGAGGAGCTGTGAAAAAATGGGATGTATTTTGCAGAAAGAACCAATTAAGCAGATAGAGTGGATGGAGAAGTGAGAGTTGATCAGGTTTGTGGCTTTCATAGCCAGGCAGATGGTGGTGATGCCATCTATTGAAACAGAGGAAACTGATGGAGGGCCATGCTtgtgagagaaaataaagttttagttTGGACATACTAACTTTGCTACATCTATGAGCCATTCAAGCGGGAGTATCAATTCAGGCAATTGTTATAAGAATCTGGAACTCAGCAGAGATAAACACTTGGGCAGCTTCACCTGAGAAGTGCTGTTAATAGCCAAGGGAATAAAGGATCGAGATTCAAACTCCAGTATTCTGAGTGAAGGGCTCACACTCTTAGCTATCCAACCTCCAGCAACATGGGTgccaaaaaccaaaagaaaataccACCAAGCTGATTTTGACAGTTTAGTAAAAGAAGAATACACTGTGACCAATAAGGATTATTTAGGAATACAAGGATGGCTTAAAATCACAAAATCAAGTAACCTATTAGTAggttaaggaaaaaaacacaaagatgcTCTGATGTTGAAAGTTTTCAATTAAAATCTACATACATTCCTGATTTTTTAAGGTTAAGCTGTTGAAAAAATTTCCATAGAACTAGAAAGTAATCCCTTTCCATCATCAAGAACAGCTATCACAGACACACAGCCCACACCCTACCTTAACTGAAAGAGGAAAGGCATTCTCCTTAATATAatgaacaagacaagaatgcaaGCAATTGCTGCTATTTTAGACTGTtatggaggttctagccaggtatgattttctttttctttttttttttttgccgtacgcgggcctctcactgttgtggcctctcccgttgcggagcacaggctccggacgcgcaggctctgcggccatggctcacgggcccagccgctccgcggcatgtgggatcttcccggaccggggcacgatcccgtgtcccctgcatcggcaggcggactctcaaccactgcgccaccagggaagcccttttctttttttttaaaatttatttattttatttttggttgcgttgggtctttgttgctgtgtgcgggctttctctagttgtggcaagcaggggctattcttcgttgcggtgtgtgggcttctcattgcggtggcttctcttgctgcggagcacgggctctaggtgtgcaggcttcagtagctgtggcacacgggcttcagtagttgtggcttgcaggttctagagctcaggctcagtagttgtggtgcacgggcttagttgctccgcggcatgtgggagcttcctggaccagggctcgaacccgtgtcccctgcactggcaggcagattcttaaccactgcaccaccagggaagtcccaggtatgattttctatctggaaaaTCCAGGAAAATCATCCAAAATTGTGTCCTAGAATAAATAAGTGAGCTTATTAAGGTGGCAGCTTTTGAAATCAACATATAGAAGAGTGAATACTCAAATCAGTTGTAATTATTTAGAAGATTTAGtgtggaaaaaaaatcccactcaTAGTGGcaacaaaatattcaaaatatctaagatttaacctaaaaataaataGACCTTTTAGGAAGAAAGCTGGAAgactggaaaaaaagagaaagacagataatgTTTTTGGTTGGGAAAATCAAGACTGAAAGATACCAATTCACCTCCAAATAATCATAAAGTCAACACAATTTCAGTCCTAATTTAAAGAGGATTTTAAGGAATATGATGAAATGATACTCAAAATTAAGAAGActaaagaaattatttaacaGGAAGAAAATCTAGGGTATATTTGGCCTGCCAGGTACCAGAATGCAttgcaaaactaaaataaataagatcatgTGGCATTAGTGCATGAGCCGAATGGCAGAGCAATGGAACTAGagagaaggaacaaaaaaaagATCCATATATTATGCCATTCATCCTATTCCCATGGGGAATACATGGGACTAAGAGCCAGGAGGAACTTGTCCAGTGGTCATGTGCCAGGGGCCAAACTTCTGATACTTAAAACATGTTACACCCTTGACACTTAATTGGTTAAATTGGGAACTGGCACACCAAATAGTCCCCCTACCCCCGACTGCCCCGGAAAAATTTCCTGTCTTTCCTGAGCTAAGTGGAACTCATGTgtcatatttttatcttttgaggTCATTGCCCCTTAAAGAGCCTAATGCAAGCTACTCAAAATTTTACAAACCGCTCTGGGGTGGGGGTTTTTCACTGGCACTGAGGCCTAGCCCTGGACTGAATAGGGCAAAGGGCCTGAACCTGATCCATCCTCAGAATTATGTGAACAGcttgaaaaaaaagcaacattgcTAGAGCCTACCCTATACCCCAGGAGAATATGGTTAGAAGAAAAAggatgaacaaacagaaaattctCCCAAATGTAAGAATTACTACACATGCTATTCACTCAAGGATTATTTTGCTGCAGCCATCACAGCTTTAGATACAGGCATGTTTTGAATGTTTCACATGCAGCAGTTCACAACTGATAAAGCTGGCTGCCTTGGAAGAGGAAATAAGATCCGAAAAGAGAGACTggaatagataaattaaaactacagCTTGGAAAAACTTTCATCTCATAAAACCTTTTGTCAGTGTTAATTTAGTGCAGAAATGTTTGTAATGTTACTGCttttattatactatttttaaaatggttgcTTCCTTACATAACTCAGAATGATTCTAGAGAAAGCCCTTTCCCTGCAAAATCAAGATGATTTTACAAGAAAGGATGGTATAATAGGTGTGGGTTACATATATAGATCCAAGTTGCCTCCAGAGCAAGGATTTGTGACCACAGCCTTTCGAGGACCTTATCTTCTGTGACAGTTGGGAACTTTCAACCATCACAAGACCAAAGGGATTCCACAGGGTACGTACATCTGCTTTGGCTCAGCTAAGTTGGATTTGTGTCCCTGGGAAGACAGAATGCTTCGGCTTGGCTGAAACTGttcagttttcaaatatattcaggagtccctaaaaaaaaaaaaaaaaaaaaaaaaaaaaaaaacagaaaagaaaaaactagaatTGATAAATAAATCTAAGAACTGATTCTTTAAATGAAAAACCCAATATATAAATTACTAAACCACTTATATATCTactcaaggaaaaaaacaagataatatttgaaaaaaagaaatgaggtcagCTCAAAAAAGCAGCAGCAAACATGACATTGAGCTCTCCCTCTCCCACACACAGAAAGCTGTGGGtccatttccttaaaaaaattaactatgaactattttaaagatgttatttagAAAAGCAATATatcaacaagaaaattaaaataacctgTATTTCtattaaaacttcatttttattcagatttttcacATATACATTAATAAACTGCATCTGAGTAAGTAGATGCAGTTTAGTAATCTGTACTTTGACTTGTCAGTTTTTTCCAATATATCGCAGACAGGCTCCAAAATCATGACTTGATGGTTACACAATGTTCCTTGCCGTTAATGTGTCATGATTTTCTTAGCTGCTGCCCTGCTGTtatacacttaggttgcttctccGTTGGGTTTAATTTTAGATCATTCtgaatgtgtgtgcatatggcttttttttccctttcctgttgTTTCTTCCATTGCAAGTAaattcccaggagtggggttTCTGGGTCTTGGCTTAAATGCATCACCAGATTGCTTTTCACAAATTTCACACAGATTCACTATGTCCCCAGTGCAGTGTGACTAGGAAAAGAATAAAGGTATACATACCAAAGGTCAGTTTTACACAAACAGTTAATCTTGGCAAACTCCTGAAATAGGTATAATTTCCTCTAGCGTATGAATGGACAAAAGGAGGATGAGGAAATTAGGTAACTGGTCCCAAGCTGTGAAATGATTAGTTGCAGAGCCATCTTTCTAACCCCAAAGCCCTGTCACCTCCCAGGATAACTGAATATGCAAATTTCTAGGCAACCTTCCAGCAGTGGTTgctgttactgttgtttttgCTAATAGCTGCAAAATGATAATCCAGACttactttaatttgcattgtATTCTATAAACGATTCATCATTTCACCATTTATCTTTTATAATCTCGATATTCTTTCACAAGTATGAAAAATTTGTGTCAGATAAAAACCATATACAAATCACATCCTAgctctgctttctttccctttctgtttaGTCCTTTTTCATTGTAAGAGCTCCTCAGTGTTTGGGTAGGTAAAATTGTTCCTTTTCATtggtgatattttttttcttcttcaaatctgAGACAGCTGTTGATTTTTCCAGAGATCtgacatttttattcaattttctgttcctattttttctgataatttGATTTGTGAAAATCTTTAATTCTATTCTACCTGGATTTTTTTTGCAAGGAAaagggaaacaattcaaatgttcaGCATGCTGGGAACTGCTTATTAAACCGTGATTGCTCTAAGCACAGGAAAATAACTCGGCCATGAGATGAGGATAATCACTATCAGCGAGGTGAAACTGCATTGTGTTGTGTACGAACTGGAGAAGAGGAAACTGCAAAACAGAAGGCAGTGGCTTTGAGATGGTGAGGGTGGATGTGATGGTGGTGGGCTTATGATTTCAAAAAATCTATTTGCCACTGCTGATACAAATAGAAAAGGACAAAAACGAAAATGGACTGCAAAAATGGACTTCTTCCCGTTGTTCAATAATCAAACGTGAAGGTGCCACCCATACTAGCGGAGGAATGTGGTTCTCCGAGGGGCGCTGCCCGGCCCTGATCCCCGCTCTCGGAGTCCCCCCGACGGCCGAGTTCTCTCCTTCCACAGGGACAGTCGAGACGGCGAAAAGCAAAGCCTGTGAGTCCACCACACATGAGCTCGCAGGAGACACTCTGCCGCCTGCCCCTGGACGTCTCAGGCCCGGGAGCGAGGGCGGGGTCGCCCCAAGACTCCGCCCGCCGAGGCCGGAAGCCCAGCTCACGCCAGCCTGTGCCGGTCCCCGGGGGTGCCAGAGACCCGCCCGCTGCTGCGTCCCAGGCACCGCCCGGCCGCGTGGTGGCAGGCGGGGCCCCCTCTGGGGAGGAGGTCGGCGGCGGCGGCTGGGGAGGCCCCCAGACGCCCCGGGACTCCTCCCTAACGAGGCCCTGGACTCGGGTGGTCGGCCGCGTCCCCTCTGGGTCTCGGGAGGGCCCAGACCCGCGCCTCTCCTTGGTCCTCCTCGCTGAGCGCCCCAGCGGAGCCCCTTTGCGGCCCTCGTTGGGTTCCGCGCGCCCATTCCCCGGACCTGTGGCCCCCCTGCCGGCGCTACTCGCCCATCCCACTCCCGCCGTGGACTTGCCTGGGAGGGGGTCAGACTCCTCGACACTACCCCCAACCCTCCAGAGGGGCCCCGGCCagccgcggcccccgcccccattCCGAGTAAATGGAGCTCGCCTAACCAGGAGGGCAAAACCAAGCCACGGCGTCCGAAAACCAACGAGCTCGCTGGGTAGGCCTGACACGTTGCGCGCCCTCCGGAAGCTCCCCGCCCTCCTCACTGTCAAGGTCGGCCTCCCGCCCGGACCCGGCCGTGCGCCCTCACGCCTCGGCCCCAAGGCGGGGGTTCTGACTGCCGGCCTCTGCGCCCACGGCCCCAGCTGGGAGGTTAAAGGGCAATGCGGCTGTTTACCTGCCTCTGCGGGAGAGAAGAAGCTCGCAGCTCGGCGGCTGTCAACGACTGGCGGCGAGGGCCGGCGTCAGCGCCGGGCAGAGGAAGAGACGCGGGGGCGGGGCCCGGAGGCG from Tursiops truncatus isolate mTurTru1 chromosome 15, mTurTru1.mat.Y, whole genome shotgun sequence includes:
- the PRNP gene encoding major prion protein isoform X2 encodes the protein MVKSHIANWILVLFVATWSDMGFCKKRPKPGGGWNTGGSRYPGQGSPGGNRYPPQGGGGWGQPHGGGWGQPHGGGWGQPHGGGWGQPHGGGGWGQGGGTHNQWKPSKPKTNMKHVAGAAAAGAVVGGLGGYMLGSAMSRPLIHFGSDYEDRYYRENMYRYPNQVYYRPVDQYNNQNSFVHDCVNITVKQHTVTTTTTKGENFTETDIKMMERVVEQMCITQYQREYEAYYQRGASVILFSSPPVILLISFLIFLIVG
- the PRNP gene encoding major prion protein isoform X1; protein product: MVKSHIANWILVLFVATWSDMGFCKKRPKPGGGWNTGGSRYPGQGSPGGNRYPPQGGGGWGQPHGGGWGQPHGGGWGQPHGGGWGQPHGGGGWGQGGGTHNQWKPSKPKTNMKHVAGAAAAGAVVGGLGGYMLGSAMSRPLIHFGSDYEDRYYRENMYRYPNQVYYRPVDQYNNQNSFVHDCVNITVKQHTVTTTTTKGENFTETDIKMMERVVEQMCITQYQREYEAYYQRGYGLHSSYCIKNGYSCNTRLQGRGHFHRE